Within Deferribacterota bacterium, the genomic segment AAATAATTATCAAATATATAAATTTAAAATTAAATAAAATTGAAAATATTAAAATTAATAAGCCATAAATTAACATTGTATTATTTTTATTATTAAAAAAATTTTTATTAATACTATTCTCTCTAATATAAGGAAGTCTATATATGGCTATTACCATAGAAAAGCGTGAATAGGCTGGGATAAACAATAGATAGATGGAGTTTTCTAAAATAGTAAAACATGAAAATTTTACTAAGAGGTTTAAAACAAGTGATATTGCTCCCATAGTACCAATTCTACTATCTTTCATAATATTAAGTTTTTCTTTGGTAGTTTTATGTGAAAAGATTGCATCAGATGTATCAGCTAATCCATCTATATGTATTGCTCCTGTTAAAAATATATAGATTATAACTTGTATTAATGGTATGATTTCTATATCAATA encodes:
- a CDS encoding adenosylcobinamide-GDP ribazoletransferase; translated protein: MTVKTGFLKKEANSLFSALVFLTVIKIPINDFSPNNSVRAFPLIGLFLGFILYGLTFIDIEIIPLIQVIIYIFLTGAIHIDGLADTSDAIFSHKTTKEKLNIMKDSRIGTMGAISLVLNLLVKFSCFTILENSIYLLFIPAYSRFSMVIAIYRLPYIRENSINKNFFNNKNNTMLIYGLLILIFSILFNFKFIYLIII